Proteins found in one Lycium ferocissimum isolate CSIRO_LF1 chromosome 6, AGI_CSIRO_Lferr_CH_V1, whole genome shotgun sequence genomic segment:
- the LOC132061567 gene encoding uncharacterized protein LOC132061567 — protein sequence MGTNGNNNNFRVVNADNTTTNSFERPYGLVEPTIASIVLAKTAWDALHTTYANRSQTRVFSLRDQLARITKDSRSITEYLQTIRSLSDELATAGAPVSNPKLIVKILSGLGPEFREISAAIRARDTNVTYEELFEKLLDHELFLRHEDAKKLSTPITPHTNTNYRNNRSAIISEWAPNSRSNTQPRRLDKHEPKYCCSLPTM from the exons ATGGGTACCAAcggcaacaacaacaatttcagAGTTGTCAATGCTGACAACACAACG ACCAACTCATTCGAACGCCCTTATGGCCTCGTTGAACCCACCATTGCCTCCATCGTTCTTGCTAAAACGGCTTGGGACGCCTTGCATACCACCTATGCAAATAGGTCTCAAACCAGGGTCTTCAGCCTGCGTGATCAACTTGCCCGCATCACTAAAGACTCTCGCTCCATCACCGAATATCTTCAAACTATTCGGTCCCTCTCAGATGAGTTAGCCACTGCGGGTGCCCCTGTGTCCAACCCCAAACTCATCGTCAAAATACTCAGTGGTCTAGGCCCTGAGTTTCGTGAGATCTCTGCTGCCATTCGTGCACGTGACACAAATGTCACCTATGAGGAATTGTTTGAAAAATTACTGGATCATGAACTCTTCCTCCGTCACGAGGATGCTAAGAAACTATCCACCCCCATCACTCCGCATACAAATACAAATTATCGCAACAATCGCAGTGCAATAATTTCCGAATGGGCGCCGAATTCACGCTCTAATACTCAACCACGACGACTTGACAAACACGAGCCCAAATACTGTTGTTCGCTGCCAACTATGTAA